One Mus musculus strain C57BL/6J chromosome X, GRCm38.p6 C57BL/6J DNA window includes the following coding sequences:
- the Cited1 gene encoding cbp/p300-interacting transactivator 1 isoform a (isoform a is encoded by transcript variant 3) → MPTMSRPALDVKGGTTSGKEDANQEMNSLAYSNLGVKDRKAVTVLHYPGVTANGAKANGVPTSSSGSTSPIGSPTATPSSKPPSFNLHPTPHLMASMQLQKLNSQYQGAAATAAAALTGAGLPGEEEPMQNWVTAPLVVGGSPGSVSPPAGAQSPALIDSDPVDEEVLMSLVVELGLDRANELPELWLGQNEFDFTADFPSGC, encoded by the coding sequence GATGCCAACCAGGAGATGAACTCTCTGGCCTACTCCAACCTTGGAGTGAAGGATCGCAAGGCAGTGACTGTCCTGCACTACCCCGGGGTCACCGCAAATGGAGCCAAAGCCAACGGAGTTCCCACTAGCTCCTCTGGATCGACATCTCCAATAGGCTCTCCTACTGCCACCCCTTCTTCCAAACCCCCATCCTTCAACCTGCATCCTACCCCTCACCTGATGGCCAGCATGCAGCTTCAGAAGCTTAATAGCCAGTACCAAGGGGCTgcggctactgctgctgctgccctcaCTGGTGCAGGCCTACCAGGGGAGGAAGAGCCCATGCAAAACTGGGTCACCGCCCCTCTGGTAGTGGGAGGGTCTCCGGGATCTGTCTCTCCTCCTGCTGGTGCCCAGAGCCCTGCTCTCATTGATTCTGACCCGGTGGATGAGGAGGTGCTGATGTCTCTGGTGGTTGAATTGGGGCTAGACCGAGCCAATGAGCTTCCCGAGCTGTGGCTGGGGCAGAATGAGTTTGATTTCACTGCAGATTTTCCCTCTGGCTGCTGA